Proteins from a single region of Geothrix sp. PMB-07:
- a CDS encoding M4 family metallopeptidase, producing MATFKGRMALSLVTATLVAGSLLANAPQESLRVQASTNQLLAQRAVLGLDADHDFKLRSSHSDHLGQTHAHFAQHYKGVRVFGGDAITHTGPSGQELPLTNALHKGINLNVAPSIAGAEALAIVHQHLNPRGSYTYEPTAELVVFPVTATRILRPQGRPTSELDATMVHEDVVGYHLAYHVQTVLLSKADGFSKYDFIVDAHTGAILKQWDSLETAASSGTGNSQYNGTVTIQTNSTGTTYELRDMTRGTGGQFGANAVTNMNHTGDQNTGSPTLIGTLYTDADNTWGDGANYVSGGSTTNANGETAAVDAAYGVAQTWDMYKNVLGRNGIDGTGKATFSRVHFSTSFDNAFWLDQCFCMSYGDGSSFKVLTALDVAGHELSHGVCATTANLTYSGESGGLNESNSDIFGTMVEFYTRSGGGTTIGNTGGNWTIGEQLASTPLRYMYKPSLDGTSPDAWSSSIGNLNVHYSSGPNNRMFYFLSQGATTTGNTSTTYLPNGMAGIGNDHAARIWFRALTTYMTSSTNYAGARAAAISAAKDLYGAGSAEEQAVWNAFHGINVGAAWSGSTDTTPPTATASESGTTGTITLSATASDNVSVTKVEFYIDGALVGTSTTSPYSVTYNSANLANGTHSLVAKAYDAAGNVGSSSAVSFSVSNTTGGTTYNEVESNNTRATANVVADNVTKIVGFMSSTSDIDYFKLNVQPGKTITINMTGPSGVDYDLYFLNSSGTTLKSSLGSTATETITYTNTSATATVFYIKVIAYAGSSTTTPYNLALTR from the coding sequence ATGGCGACTTTCAAGGGCCGTATGGCCCTCTCTTTGGTCACCGCGACGCTGGTCGCCGGTTCCCTGCTGGCCAACGCCCCCCAGGAATCCCTGCGGGTCCAGGCTTCCACCAACCAGCTCCTCGCCCAGCGTGCCGTGCTTGGCCTGGACGCCGACCATGACTTCAAGCTCCGCAGCTCACACTCCGACCACCTCGGCCAGACCCATGCCCACTTCGCCCAACATTACAAAGGTGTCCGGGTTTTCGGTGGCGACGCCATCACCCACACCGGCCCCAGCGGCCAGGAACTCCCCCTGACCAACGCCCTGCACAAGGGCATCAACTTGAATGTGGCCCCCTCGATCGCCGGAGCGGAGGCCCTCGCCATCGTCCACCAGCACCTGAATCCCCGGGGTTCCTACACCTACGAACCCACCGCCGAACTGGTCGTCTTCCCCGTCACCGCCACGCGCATCCTGCGTCCCCAGGGCCGCCCCACGTCGGAACTCGACGCCACCATGGTCCACGAGGATGTGGTGGGCTACCACCTGGCCTATCACGTGCAGACCGTGCTGCTGAGCAAGGCTGATGGCTTCTCCAAGTACGATTTCATTGTGGATGCCCACACCGGCGCCATCCTCAAGCAATGGGACAGCCTGGAGACTGCGGCCTCCAGCGGCACGGGCAATTCCCAGTACAACGGCACCGTCACCATCCAGACCAACAGCACGGGCACGACCTACGAGCTGCGGGACATGACCCGCGGCACCGGCGGCCAGTTCGGCGCCAACGCCGTGACCAACATGAACCACACCGGCGACCAGAACACCGGCTCACCCACCCTCATTGGCACCCTCTATACCGATGCCGACAACACCTGGGGTGACGGCGCGAACTACGTCTCCGGGGGCAGCACCACCAACGCGAATGGCGAGACGGCTGCCGTGGACGCCGCCTACGGTGTGGCCCAGACCTGGGACATGTACAAGAACGTCCTTGGCCGCAACGGCATCGACGGCACCGGCAAGGCCACCTTCAGCCGCGTGCACTTCTCCACCAGCTTCGACAACGCCTTCTGGCTGGACCAGTGTTTCTGCATGTCCTACGGCGATGGCAGCTCCTTCAAGGTGCTCACGGCCCTCGATGTGGCCGGCCACGAGCTCAGCCACGGCGTCTGCGCCACCACCGCGAACCTCACCTACTCCGGCGAGTCGGGCGGCCTGAACGAATCCAACTCGGACATCTTCGGAACCATGGTGGAGTTCTATACCCGCAGCGGAGGCGGCACCACCATCGGCAACACCGGAGGCAACTGGACCATCGGCGAGCAGCTGGCCAGCACCCCGCTGCGCTACATGTACAAGCCCAGCCTGGACGGCACCAGCCCCGACGCTTGGTCCTCCAGCATCGGCAACCTCAACGTGCACTACAGCAGCGGCCCCAACAACCGCATGTTCTACTTCCTGAGCCAGGGCGCCACCACCACGGGCAACACCAGCACGACGTACCTGCCCAACGGCATGGCCGGCATCGGCAACGACCACGCTGCCCGCATCTGGTTCCGGGCCCTCACCACGTACATGACCTCCAGCACCAACTACGCGGGCGCCCGCGCCGCCGCCATCAGCGCCGCCAAGGATCTCTACGGCGCGGGCAGCGCCGAAGAACAGGCCGTGTGGAACGCCTTCCACGGCATCAATGTGGGCGCGGCCTGGAGCGGATCCACTGACACCACGCCCCCCACCGCCACGGCCTCCGAATCCGGCACCACGGGCACCATCACCCTGTCCGCCACCGCCTCTGACAACGTCAGCGTCACCAAGGTCGAGTTCTACATCGACGGGGCCCTGGTGGGCACGAGCACCACCTCGCCCTACAGCGTCACCTACAACTCCGCCAACCTGGCCAACGGCACCCACAGCCTGGTGGCCAAGGCCTACGACGCCGCGGGCAATGTCGGCTCCTCCAGCGCCGTCAGCTTCTCCGTCAGCAACACCACCGGCGGCACCACCTACAACGAAGTGGAGAGCAACAACACCCGCGCCACCGCCAATGTCGTCGCCGACAACGTCACCAAGATCGTCGGCTTCATGAGCAGCACCAGCGACATCGACTACTTCAAGCTGAACGTTCAGCCCGGCAAGACCATCACCATCAACATGACCGGCCCCTCGGGCGTGGACTACGACCTCTACTTCCTCAACAGCAGCGGCACCACGCTGAAGAGCAGCCTGGGTTCCACCGCCACCGAGACCATCACCTACACCAACACCTCGGCCACGGCCACGGTGTTCTACATCAAGGTGATCGCCTACGCCGGCTCCAGCACCACCACACCCTACAACCTCGCCCTCACTCGCTGA
- a CDS encoding DNA repair protein RecN has product MLASLRIQNLALVEDLSLEWGPGFTVLTGETGAGKSLLVDALSLLVGARGDAELVRHGSDRATVEAVVEGRFEAWQAFLADRGLPEEQPVVLRREVGSGRSRAWINGASCSLADLRDAGRLWMRLTSQHDHQSLLGEDRHLALIDEVLGLEPALEGEATAVREAEAALKARRRSEAEREQRLEQLAEALADLDKLAPKPGEWAQLKEDREPLRHAVYLEQAFREAAEALHEGVPQVELAHKALMRAVAHWPDAAVEQDRLRSAVLELEDLLALAQDQAQRWAGAGADRIEAMEARLALYERLARRQRCEPEELPGRMVVLREEQRSLLSGEASLKDLERALAKVAETYRAKAEALHGRRADAIPKLEAEVQKRLGRLGMKGARIQLRLSLSEESGSPVQQSGRSVRVTATGFSALAIWIEPNPGEGFRPLAKIASGGELSRLMLALVGAGLSLGSPAADRRDGLTLVLDEVDSGLGGETALAVGKAVAELGKAHQVLAVTHLAQVAARADRHGRLSKETEGGRTRSALSWVAGESRTRELARLLSGHPDRAEALEHAKVLLEG; this is encoded by the coding sequence ATGCTCGCCTCGCTCCGCATCCAGAATCTGGCCTTGGTGGAAGACCTGTCCCTGGAGTGGGGGCCGGGCTTCACGGTGCTCACGGGCGAAACAGGCGCGGGCAAATCGCTGCTGGTGGATGCCCTCTCGCTGCTGGTGGGCGCCCGGGGGGATGCGGAACTGGTGCGGCATGGTTCGGACCGGGCCACGGTGGAGGCCGTGGTGGAGGGCCGCTTCGAGGCCTGGCAGGCCTTCCTGGCCGACCGGGGCCTGCCCGAAGAGCAGCCCGTGGTGCTGCGCCGCGAGGTGGGTTCGGGCCGGAGCCGGGCCTGGATCAACGGTGCGAGTTGCTCGCTTGCGGACCTGCGCGATGCGGGTCGGCTCTGGATGCGGCTCACCAGCCAGCACGATCATCAGTCCCTGCTGGGCGAGGACCGGCACCTGGCGCTCATCGATGAGGTGTTGGGCCTGGAGCCTGCCCTGGAAGGTGAAGCCACCGCCGTACGCGAGGCGGAGGCGGCCCTCAAGGCCCGGCGCCGCAGCGAAGCTGAACGCGAGCAGCGCCTGGAGCAACTGGCCGAAGCCCTGGCAGATCTCGACAAGCTGGCTCCCAAACCCGGCGAATGGGCCCAGCTCAAGGAAGATCGCGAACCCCTGCGCCACGCGGTGTATCTGGAGCAGGCCTTCCGGGAAGCGGCAGAAGCCTTGCACGAGGGCGTCCCCCAGGTGGAACTGGCCCACAAGGCCCTCATGCGCGCCGTGGCCCACTGGCCCGACGCCGCCGTCGAGCAGGATCGCCTCCGCTCCGCTGTGCTGGAGCTGGAGGATCTGCTGGCCCTGGCCCAAGATCAGGCCCAGCGCTGGGCGGGGGCCGGGGCTGATCGCATTGAGGCCATGGAGGCGCGCCTGGCCCTCTATGAGCGCCTGGCGCGGCGCCAGCGCTGCGAGCCTGAGGAACTGCCCGGTCGCATGGTTGTTCTGCGCGAGGAACAGCGCTCGCTGCTTTCGGGCGAGGCCTCCCTCAAGGATTTGGAACGGGCGCTGGCGAAGGTGGCGGAAACCTACCGGGCGAAGGCCGAAGCCCTGCACGGACGACGCGCGGATGCCATCCCCAAGCTGGAAGCGGAGGTGCAGAAGCGCTTGGGCCGCCTGGGCATGAAGGGGGCGCGCATCCAGTTGCGTTTGTCCCTGTCCGAGGAATCGGGCAGTCCTGTCCAGCAAAGCGGGCGCTCCGTTCGCGTGACGGCCACGGGTTTCTCGGCCCTGGCCATCTGGATCGAGCCCAACCCGGGTGAGGGGTTCCGGCCCCTGGCCAAGATCGCGTCGGGCGGTGAGCTGAGCCGCCTCATGCTGGCCCTGGTGGGGGCAGGGCTGTCGCTGGGTTCCCCAGCTGCGGACCGGCGCGATGGCCTCACCCTGGTGCTGGACGAGGTGGACTCAGGCCTGGGTGGTGAGACGGCCCTGGCCGTGGGCAAGGCCGTGGCCGAACTGGGCAAGGCCCATCAGGTGCTGGCCGTGACCCACCTGGCCCAAGTGGCGGCCCGGGCGGATCGCCACGGGCGCCTGAGCAAAGAGACCGAAGGGGGGCGCACCCGCAGCGCCCTCAGCTGGGTGGCGGGGGAGTCCCGCACTCGCGAATTGGCGCGGCTGCTGTCGGGCCATCCTGATCGGGCCGAGGCCTTGGAACACGCCAAGGTACTGTTGGAAGGTTGA
- a CDS encoding right-handed parallel beta-helix repeat-containing protein, producing MLIPDGTYMVNAVARGSSGILVGSNLTLRLGSGAILKAIPNASANYEILSVRNANRVTIVGGTLLGDRSAHQGSSGEWGMGLAINGSDQVVVDGLTIQDCWGDGFYVGLKSTRVTLCNVTADHNRRQGISITSVDGMVVRQSTFKNTTGTPPEKGINVEPNDGETANNVTITGCTLTNNAGGAFQCGTPFVGSAFGTNLIFDQNLVSGNGLNPADGGYKMAINITDFDGVQVTNNQVLNNTGEAIRLTDHATHTLVKGNTVKGTLRVPGSEYWTGIGILISDCGGSTITGNTVTGNVGPGIWQIVADSTVTISDNTQSGNGSN from the coding sequence GGGAGCAACCTCACCTTGCGCCTTGGATCGGGCGCCATCCTCAAGGCCATTCCCAACGCCTCTGCCAATTATGAAATCCTCAGCGTCAGGAACGCCAACCGCGTGACCATCGTGGGGGGAACCCTGCTCGGAGACCGGAGCGCCCACCAGGGTTCAAGCGGCGAGTGGGGAATGGGTCTTGCCATCAATGGTTCCGACCAGGTGGTGGTGGACGGACTCACCATTCAGGACTGCTGGGGGGATGGCTTCTATGTGGGCCTCAAGAGCACCCGCGTGACCTTGTGCAATGTGACCGCAGATCACAACCGTCGCCAGGGGATATCGATCACCAGCGTGGATGGCATGGTGGTGAGGCAATCGACCTTCAAGAACACCACGGGGACCCCTCCGGAGAAGGGCATCAATGTGGAGCCAAACGACGGCGAAACCGCGAACAACGTCACGATCACCGGCTGCACCCTCACGAACAATGCAGGGGGTGCGTTTCAGTGCGGTACCCCCTTCGTGGGATCAGCCTTTGGAACGAACCTCATCTTTGACCAGAACCTGGTGAGCGGAAACGGGCTCAATCCCGCCGATGGCGGGTACAAAATGGCCATTAACATCACGGATTTCGATGGGGTTCAGGTCACCAACAACCAGGTTCTGAACAACACCGGCGAAGCGATTCGCCTGACCGATCACGCCACCCACACGCTGGTGAAGGGCAATACGGTGAAGGGAACCCTGCGGGTGCCGGGATCGGAATACTGGACGGGCATCGGCATCCTCATTTCCGACTGCGGGGGGTCCACCATCACCGGGAACACGGTGACCGGCAACGTCGGTCCTGGCATCTGGCAGATCGTGGCGGATTCGACGGTGACCATCAGCGACAACACGCAGAGCGGGAACGGCAGCAACTAG